The genomic interval ACCCGACCGCCATCGGTCCCGGTTCGAGATCCAGGCCCAGATCGGACGCGGTCGTCATAGGAGCCGGTAGCGGCCCCGGGACTCGGTGACCTCACCGGCCCTGACGAGCTTCTGTAACACCTTCCGCGTGTAGTCGGGCGGTACCTCCCGCTCCTGCGCGTAGGCGACGACCGCCTCCTCGCTGGGTGAGTCGAGCGCGCGGAGCGCAGCACGTACCCTCTCCTTTCGGGAGGTGCCGCCGCCGGCGCCCGTTCCAGCGCGATCTCCGGCCGCCGCCGCGCTGTCGGGGTCGACACCGGACCCTTCGAGGTACGTCTCGTCGTCGACGCCGGCGTCCTCGATCTGTCCTTCCATCTCCGCGACGGAGTCCAGTTCGGCGAAGTCTTCAC from Haloarcula pelagica carries:
- a CDS encoding DUF5817 domain-containing protein — protein: MYAVVGCSECSALWIVEGEQATSQCPRCGSRRQHDKRRRFVETDDEAHAREVRASMLANRQGHGEDFAELDSVAEMEGQIEDAGVDDETYLEGSGVDPDSAAAAGDRAGTGAGGGTSRKERVRAALRALDSPSEEAVVAYAQEREVPPDYTRKVLQKLVRAGEVTESRGRYRLL